One genomic window of Acidimicrobiia bacterium includes the following:
- the leuC gene encoding 3-isopropylmalate dehydratase large subunit, giving the protein MSAPRTLFDKVWDSHVVASKADGPDLLYIDLHLIHEVTSPQAFEGLRIAGRKVRRPDLTLATVDHNVPTTPNHLPLEDPISRRQVEVLRQNCQEFAIEFFDIDSPFQGIVHVVGPEQGLTQPGMTIVCGDSHTSTHGAFGCVAFGIGTSEVEHVLATQCLWQSRPKQMAIEYKGKLPSGVTAKDLILGTIARLGVDGGTGYAVEYRGEPIRSLSMEGRMTVCNMSIEMGARCGLVAPDEATFQFIKGRRFAPKGSEFEAAVERWRGLHSDDGASFDKIVEIEVSEFEPYVTWGTTPAMAAPVSGRIPDPDDFDNDSQRNAAKRALEYMGLAPGTRITDIQIDRVFIGSCTNARLEDLRAAANIVKGRKVAPGVRAMVVPGSTSVRLEAEREGIDEIFKSAGFEWREAGCSMCLGMNPDILAPAERAASTSNRNFEGRQGPGGRTHLVGPEMAAAAAIAGRFVDVREFV; this is encoded by the coding sequence TTGTCAGCACCTCGTACCCTATTCGACAAGGTCTGGGACTCGCACGTCGTTGCCTCTAAGGCTGACGGTCCGGACTTGCTGTACATCGATCTTCACCTTATACACGAGGTCACCTCGCCCCAAGCTTTCGAGGGCTTGCGAATTGCGGGGCGGAAAGTCCGACGTCCAGATCTCACACTGGCTACGGTAGATCACAACGTCCCGACAACTCCCAATCACCTTCCCCTTGAGGATCCAATCTCGAGAAGGCAGGTAGAAGTTTTGAGGCAAAACTGCCAGGAATTTGCGATTGAGTTTTTCGACATTGACAGTCCTTTTCAGGGAATTGTGCATGTGGTTGGACCGGAGCAGGGGCTGACTCAACCCGGGATGACGATAGTATGCGGGGACAGCCACACTTCCACACACGGGGCATTTGGCTGTGTTGCGTTTGGAATAGGTACGTCCGAGGTAGAGCACGTGCTAGCTACACAGTGTTTGTGGCAGTCTCGACCCAAGCAAATGGCTATTGAGTACAAGGGAAAGCTTCCAAGCGGGGTAACGGCTAAAGATCTAATACTCGGTACTATCGCCAGGCTAGGGGTAGACGGAGGAACCGGGTATGCGGTCGAGTACAGAGGCGAGCCAATTCGATCGCTCTCTATGGAAGGACGAATGACGGTATGCAACATGTCGATTGAAATGGGCGCGCGTTGTGGACTCGTTGCTCCAGACGAGGCTACGTTCCAATTCATCAAGGGTAGAAGATTTGCCCCGAAGGGTTCCGAGTTTGAGGCGGCTGTTGAAAGGTGGCGAGGATTACACAGCGACGACGGTGCATCTTTCGACAAGATTGTCGAGATTGAAGTGTCCGAATTTGAACCATACGTCACTTGGGGAACGACCCCCGCGATGGCGGCCCCCGTGTCGGGGAGAATCCCTGATCCGGATGACTTCGACAACGATTCGCAGCGCAACGCCGCAAAGAGAGCTCTTGAATACATGGGGCTTGCTCCGGGTACACGGATAACAGACATTCAGATTGACCGAGTTTTCATTGGATCGTGTACCAATGCTCGTCTCGAAGATCTGCGGGCTGCGGCCAACATTGTGAAGGGACGGAAGGTAGCTCCGGGAGTAAGAGCCATGGTAGTTCCCGGCTCGACTTCCGTGAGACTAGAGGCCGAGAGAGAGGGTATAGATGAAATCTTCAAGTCGGCTGGATTCGAGTGGCGAGAAGCAGGATGCTCAATGTGTCTGGGTATGAACCCAGATATCTTGGCTCCAGCGGAGAGAGCGGCATCCACGTCGAACAGAAACTTCGAAGGCAGGCAAGGGCCGGGAGGCAGGACTCACCTTGTAGGTCCTGAGATGGCTGCTGCGGCCGCCATCGCCGGGCGGTTCGTCGACGTGAGGGAGTTCGTGTAA
- the leuD gene encoding 3-isopropylmalate dehydratase small subunit yields the protein MRPISVVKGRMAPLYRPDIDTDQIIPKQFLKRIERTGFGPFLFYDWAHLENGEPNPDFVLNREEYRGAKVLLAGANFGCGSSREHAVWAIQDHGFEAIIAPSFADIFFNNCSKVGLVCVCVEHEIVEELVGVAERNPSSEVIINVESQTISWNEGGSEVRTVRFEMDHFVRERLLNGWDDIAMTERLMDQIARFEEARPEFYPSIRPGAGASLTLSLKGVRREHPE from the coding sequence ATGAGGCCAATCTCTGTCGTTAAGGGGCGTATGGCGCCTCTATACCGGCCCGATATCGATACCGATCAGATCATTCCAAAGCAATTTTTGAAGCGAATTGAGCGAACTGGGTTTGGACCGTTTCTTTTCTACGATTGGGCGCACCTTGAAAACGGGGAGCCAAACCCAGATTTCGTTCTCAACCGGGAAGAGTATCGAGGGGCGAAGGTGCTACTCGCAGGGGCCAATTTCGGATGCGGTTCGTCGAGAGAGCATGCTGTGTGGGCAATTCAAGATCACGGGTTCGAGGCGATTATCGCTCCGTCGTTTGCGGACATTTTTTTCAACAACTGCTCAAAAGTTGGGTTGGTATGCGTCTGTGTCGAACACGAGATCGTAGAGGAACTCGTGGGTGTTGCTGAGCGAAACCCTTCGTCTGAGGTGATCATAAACGTTGAATCCCAAACCATTTCTTGGAATGAGGGAGGCTCTGAAGTCCGAACGGTTCGTTTTGAGATGGACCATTTTGTGCGGGAGCGCTTGCTAAACGGATGGGACGACATCGCTATGACGGAGAGACTCATGGACCAGATAGCGCGATTTGAGGAGGCGAGGCCCGAGTTTTATCCATCGATAAGGCCTGGAGCCGGAGCATCTCTTACGCTGTCGCTCAAGGGCGTGCGACGCGAACATCCCGAGTGA
- the livF gene encoding branched-chain amino acid ABC transporter ATP-binding protein (with LivGHMJ and LivGHMK is part of the high-affinity branched-chain amino acid transport system; LivFGHMK is specific for the transport of leucine, while LivFGHMJ is a transporter for leucine, isoleucine, and valine), whose product MSTQYPPRPDLPYWDPTNQTGSGRQDQNATVNPYPAAQTTPDGAYRVGASVPFSPVATPYAAPGQGVHFAGSRPPREHLEPPALVVDSISVFFGPVQVLDKVSVAVWERERVCILGSNGSGKSTTLKAIAGIVPVREGKIVFRGFPLHVMDADRIVRKGITLIPQGRKVFYDQTVEANLLLGAYSRKDKHGIKADLEAVYGRWPVLGERRRQLAGNLSGGEQQMLAVGRALMSRPSFLMLDEPSLGLSPVAIDMLFDGLDQLAREGLTILIVEQLATHALRIAERGYVLDQGRVVAWGTVNELRTSGAVMEAYLGRSKTS is encoded by the coding sequence ATGAGCACTCAGTATCCGCCCCGACCCGATCTCCCCTATTGGGACCCTACTAACCAAACTGGATCTGGCCGCCAAGACCAAAATGCGACAGTGAACCCATATCCTGCGGCGCAGACAACGCCGGATGGAGCGTATCGTGTCGGGGCGTCTGTGCCGTTCTCTCCTGTGGCCACACCATATGCTGCCCCGGGACAAGGTGTTCATTTCGCAGGATCACGCCCGCCGAGAGAGCATCTGGAGCCGCCTGCCCTAGTTGTCGACTCAATCTCTGTTTTTTTCGGCCCTGTCCAAGTCCTCGACAAGGTTTCTGTGGCAGTTTGGGAAAGAGAGCGGGTTTGTATCCTGGGGTCTAACGGCTCGGGTAAATCTACGACCCTCAAAGCGATTGCCGGAATCGTTCCGGTAAGAGAAGGAAAAATCGTTTTTCGCGGTTTCCCCTTACACGTCATGGACGCCGACAGGATTGTCCGCAAAGGCATAACGCTAATTCCACAAGGCCGCAAGGTCTTCTATGACCAGACGGTGGAAGCCAATCTGCTTCTGGGCGCATATTCCCGCAAAGATAAACATGGAATAAAAGCCGATTTGGAAGCGGTTTACGGCCGTTGGCCGGTGTTAGGTGAACGACGCAGGCAACTTGCAGGTAATCTTTCGGGCGGCGAACAGCAGATGCTCGCCGTCGGCAGAGCCCTCATGTCTCGGCCATCGTTTTTGATGCTCGATGAGCCATCGCTCGGACTGTCGCCTGTGGCGATTGACATGCTCTTTGACGGTCTCGATCAGTTAGCTCGAGAGGGTCTGACGATCCTCATAGTGGAGCAATTGGCAACTCACGCCCTCAGGATCGCTGAGCGTGGTTACGTCCTGGATCAAGGACGGGTGGTTGCGTGGGGGACAGTAAACGAGCTTAGGACATCGGGAGCAGTCATGGAAGCGTATCTCGGCCGCTCCAAGACTTCGTAG